Genomic window (Paenibacillus sp. 37):
CTTCATAATCCGCACGGAACCGGCGGCTGATCTCCGCATTCAATGGCATGCAAGCCGCGTCAAAATGATCAGCCGTATAATGCTGCAATGTATGAATTAATGAAGTCATGTAGACGGATTTCCCCACCTGGGATGCACCGATAATGGAAATGATATTGCTGGGTGCTTTACCTGCCGTAACAGGTAGCTCGTTATGACATTGCGGACACAACCGGCGGCGTGTAACGACACCATACCGATCATTCAGCCCCATCACGATGTTATCGGAATAAATACGGTGTTCCTCCGGTACATCATGCGGAGCCAATACGGCCTCCATATCAAATACCGTGTCAAGTCCGAACCTTTCGCGATACCGATTCAACTTTGCATCTTCCCCGAGTGCGTAGTCCTCATCATCATCGCGGTGATGGGCGGCGCGGAACACTACCTCTTCCGGTGAAAACTTACTGAAACAATAAGGGCACACAATATCATAAAACAGCGGACGTTCCTCCGGCTGTTGTCTCTTCAAAAACCGACTAAAAAAGCTCATAGCCACTCCCCTCCCCTGATCAGTCAGACTAAGGTGATTTACACTTGCACTACGATGACAGAGTAACATTCCAATCGCTAGTCCAACTATCTAGTCTGATATAAGCCTATAGGCGGCTCCATATTTCGGTCCGTCCGTGAAGAATAATCGCACATAATCATCCTTGGCAACTTCAACGGGCGGCATCTCATTTCTTCCGGGAGCAAAATTACTCACAAAAGGATACACCGTACCATCTTCCTTATTGAGCGGTACCCCGCCCTGTTTGCGAACATAACAGAGGGCTTCCTTTGGAACAGGTACTTCCGCTGTGACGGTGATCAATACACTTTTTCGTTTCTGAAAAAAACCGCTCTTGTAGCGAATAGAAAAGCGGATATCCGCCTTCCCTGCGCTTGCAATCACCATGTTGTCCTCGTCTCGTTGACGGATCAGCACAGGACCTTCTTCCTCCATCTGACACACATACACTGTGTACTTGATGGCACCAAAACCCGTGATCCGATCCGTGTAACCATTGCTCGCCTTATATTCCTCTCTCGTGTACAACTTCAGCTTGCCCTGTGCAGGCTCTTCTCCGGTACGATCATCGCTCATCATATCTAGCTCCAGCCGTTCCACATACACAGCTTCTACCCGTTCCGGCCAGAGCCAGCGAAGTGTACAACGTCCTTCGTCCACCGCAAGTGTCAGTTTTCGAATCAAGGGTGTCGAAGGGTCTGCATCCGTAAATCGCATTTCCATTGACCTCCCGACGTTAGAATCCTTTGCTGCGTGTATCTCTTGGTCTCTGACCAAACCCTTCGGCAGAAGAAGTTCCGCCGCCAGCTTCACGACGACCCCGGCTCTTCCGCGGCGTGTTTTCCTTAATCGGAACAATCCAGGAGAAGAGGGTCAACACGCCAGACAAAATTAGTATCGCACCGAGTCGTACAAATGTATCACCCACGTTCGAGCCGTCGAGTCCCCATTCCAGCAGAAGCCCTGCCAGTAGACCCGACACCGCACCACCAATACCGAAGCTTAACGCAAGGTGACGGTTATCGAATACGAGTCCGAGTGATACACCTAGTGCTACTCCAATCAGCAGAACGGCTGCCACACGGAAAATCGCCAGATAAACGCTATGTTCCATCATACCTGTACGCTCCGTCACCAGCGTCCGTTCATCGATCGTATCGTAGATCTGCTGGAATGCCAGATTCAGACCACCGGAATCCGGTACATCATAGTACATGCCACCCGTTTGCTGAGCAATATTACGCAACAGATCCGTACCCGATGGGTCCACCAGGCTTAGGCCCACCGTATTGATGGAAATCTGTTCACTGCTATATTGGGACAAAATATCTGCCGTATCCGCTTCACTGAAGCCATCGGATAACAAGATGACGACCGTACCACGTTTCGGGTCCTGTTTGCCCTGAATCTGTTCCATGCCTTCCCGCAGCACGGCATCAAAATTGGTGCCGCCCGAAGTTGTGACAATACCATCGATTTTGCTATAAACCTCATTCTTGGCCGTTTCACTATCCAGCGCAATAAACGACTGTAACAACTGCGGCTGGTCATCAAACGTAATGACAGCTACCTGTTTGTCACTCTCCATTTGGCTGATCAGTGTCTTGGCTGCTTCAAAGCGTCCGTTATCCGGATCTGTCTCGCTCATGCTGCCCGAGTTGTCGATCATCAGTACGATGTCCTTCACTTGCTTCACACCGCCCGGATTGATCTGATACAACAATTGCAGAGCGAGTCCAACAACAAATAACAGAGCCAGCGTTGCCGGAACAAGCAATTTCCACGACAGTCCCAGATATCGAAGCTTCCATGATGCGCCATTCAGCTTGGGTGAGATCATCTCTGCGATCAAACAGAATAACCCCACACTCAGCGCCAGTACGCCAAAGTATAAGCCCATCAGCAACAGACGCGGCATTTCCCCAAGCCATTGACGCAGCATGATTTCCCCTGCCGCAAAGCCCACTGCCCCGCCAATCAGGCTGAACAGGACCAGGAGAAGATTGATTTTTCGCTGCATGTCCACATGCATCCTTTCCATACCAGCCGTAAGCAGGCTGAGTTAATACAAGATTGTAGCAGGGTGTCATGACACAGCCAGACATCTTAACGGATGGGTGACAACTTTTCCGCCAGACCTGCGGGGTGAAGTTCATATCCATTCTCCGTGTACGAGTCATAATATACCTTGCCGTTCCGATACACCATGAGATCCTCCAGATGGAAACCGCCCATCAGATTCAGCTTCTCCACACCACTGCTGCGTTCTTCGTACACCACACCCAGCTTGTAGATGCGTGACGTCTCTTCGGCATGCGCCGCGTAGTCCATGAATGCACTATGATGGTCACCAAAGAAGTACTTCTCTTCATACCGATGTTCCTGCGTATAATCGAATACCCGTACCCGAACGACCGCCTGATCCTCCAGCGTGTGGTACAACCTGCGGAACAGATCATCCCGGGTCAATACATCTTTGTCTCCGTAGGCAATCGTTACATTGGCCCGCTGCAACAGCTCTTCTTCAAATGGCAATCGCAACGGCTCGGCCGTAAGCAGCAACGAGTGACATACCTCCATCAGACGTTGCAGCAGACGGTCATCGCCTTCTGTGGCAAGACGGTTCATGTCTCCCATGTAACGGTCCTCAAACCATACATCCCGTCCGCGCTTGGCTTCCAGCTCGATGATTAGCTCTTCCGTCACTTTGCCGTAGTACTCCATCACGTTCTGGCCGATGTATTCATCCGCAGCGGCAATACTTTGGGCAGCTGTCTCTCGCAGTGTGCGTTCCAGCGCTTCAAGTGCTGCCGTGACGTGGCGACTATAACGGTGAAGCTCTTCCAACTCCGTATCGTAGATGCGCAGAAGATGTAATTCATTTTCCAGACGCAGCAATTCTACCTTCGGTACATACACTCGCTCCAGCATGCAGTCAATCAGATTGCGTACATTCTGTTTATCACGGAACAACGCTCGTTTGAACGACTGATCTTCCACCCGCTCTTGCTGACGTTGCTCCAGCAGGGCACGTGCCGATTCAAGCTGCATCGATTTATCCCGAATCAGTCCGAGCAGCGCTTCACGTACACTGCCAGGCTCACTGTCACTCCAGGCTGCCCACTGGAAGTAACCAACCTCTGGATGCTCCGCGCGGGATTGTTCGGCCTGACGGCACAGAGAGCCGCCAGAACTGCGCTCGCGCACACGCTCTTCGACAAGACGGACGACGTTATCACGGAAGTACGCTTCAGCGCCTTGTCCGAACAACGCTCTCTCCGCTTCACGAAGCGAGAGTGGCTTCAGATCGGAGAAACTGACGTTATGCGTCATGATGCCACTCATGCCACTAACCAGATCTTCACTCGGCAGCAGGCCTTCAACTTTACGTTCCACCGAGGCCGCGTCCAGTCCGAAGAAAGCGAGCTTGTCCTTGATGCTCCAATCCGGCTCCTGCCGCATGCGTGCGAGCAGATACCGATACATGTGATATAACACCGCCAGTGCTATCGGCTTGTTTGGCCGCCTGATCTCGGCAAAACCCGCACTTGCATAACCATGCTGATCAGAGGTGGTGCGAATATTGTTTTTGAAGGATGTATTGTTGTATGTGTTCGCTCCCGTGCTTGAAACGCTACCCGAGTGATTTGCATCCTGCTTCCGGTTCTTCAACAGGCAGATCCGGCAGATGATCTCGGCATTTTCGATCCAGCCACCGGGAACGCCGGTTCCACGCTCATTTTTGTCGGACAACAGATATACAAGATCATACAACGGGGACGCGTGATGTGTAACGGGAATGGAGATCCCATCCTCCGTCACCAGCAGATTACCGCTGAACGTGTAGTCCAGCGACTGCATATAATCCAGCTCCCTTAGAAAAGCAAGGCCTGCTGCGCTGGCATACCCGAAGGAATCCACTTGTTCCATCTCGCTGACCAATACATGCAGATCCGTTTGCACCGACTTGAAGGCTTGGGACAAAATGATCTCCGTCAGCTTGGTGAGCTCTGGCAACAATACATTCAGCGGATCATCCGCCCTGGTTACCACCGTAACGTAAATCCGATCAAATGACGAGTACAGCCGTCCATATTCGGCAATCCGGTTACTGACCCGACGAAGCGTACGATTCAGATCAAAGAGCGCCTGATCCGATTCGTGGAAACTGCGATGTACATCCTTACGCCGTGTTTTGGACGGTCGCTCCGTCTGCCCAGCGAACAGAGGCAAGCGGTGACGAGTCACCTGACCGTCATCGGACGAGCCACCAGTCCTCGTTTCACCCGAACCCGCTTCCTGATCTTCTGTCCCAATCTGAACGTAGACCACACCGTCTCCGTTATCCCATTTCAGCCGATTGATCTCCTGCACAGCAGACACGGCAGGTGCAACCAGATCACCCACGAAAAGGAACAAAGCCGGGTAATGGATACTGCTGCGTCCATCCCCCAGGCTGCCTTGACGCTCCTGCTCTATTGCATACTGTGCTGCATACTTCTCCAGATCGCGCTTCAGGGTATTGTTCGAATTGAACTCCATCCCGGTCACCATCTTACTTCAGCCTTCTGCGAATGTCGTTCAGCTTGGACGACATCGTTCTGTAGAACTGATAGATATCTTCTCCGTTAGCCAGTTCTACCCGCTCATATTCCAGACGATCACGTGATTCCATAAACAGCGCAGCCAGATCATCCAGCTTTGTCAGCAGTGGGGTGATATCCTCTGAAGCCGTGAGATCGTTATCGCGGCGGGAGGCTTTGCGCAGCAATGTACTACGATCCTTCTCCGCCAGACCGCGGAAGTTGCCAAACACTTCATACTCGGCAAAGTTACGGCTCTTCATCAGGTTTGCGAACGGCTCCCATGCGTCTTCTTCCGGGTCACGGTCATAGACGTAGAGCGCACCTTTTTTGACGATGGTGTCAGTATATAACGCTTCGATGAAGCGGTCATACCACTGCTCTTCGTCTTGGTACTGGGCAAGAATGCCTTCGAGTTCCGCAACTTTGGCCGAGATGGCATTCATCTTTGCCAGTTCCTCACGTACACGTGCGATCAGCTGCGGGGAGCGTACCAGGTTTTCTTTGGCCATATCTTCATTAATACTTCCGAAAATATCCTTAACTCCTACACGTGGCAACCCTTCGGATTGCAGACGTTTCAACTCAATCACCGCCCGCTTCACTTCGCCGAGGTTCGGCGTGGTGGACGTCAGACGCATGTCGTAGGCAGCCAGTTTGGCGGACAAGTCAAATGCTTCTGTTGTCACAATCGCATATCGGTTGCTTGTATTCTCATCAATGGATTTGGCTGTCACAATGTTGTATCCGAGCGCCTGCTCGAACTCGTTACGCACACGAGCATTATATTGCTTCACACGGGCGTTCTCGTATACATCTCCCCATGATTTCTCTGGAATCGGAGATGGCAGATAGGTCCAGTTGTTTTTCTCCGTTTGCACCAAGTGACGACCAATGCCTTCTTTGTCCAAAATGGTACGTTCATAACTTTCCTCATATACCTTGAGCGGTGTATACACAAAGAGTGGTACCCCGTTGCGTGTATTCAGCCAGAAGATCCGGTTACGCACTTCACTTTCCTTAACGGTAAAATGAGATTTGCCTACCGCATTGTTCTGATAATTACGAATCCCTTTCAGAATGCCTGGTGCCTGTGCCGGTACGGATACAAATCCCCATGAAGGGAAATGCAGACTGCCTGTACTGTTGCTCAGATTGAACACCGGAACGGCCTCATCATCCAGCTTGCCAGCAATGAAACGTTCCACGAATTTTTCAACCGACTCATCCTGACCGTATTTGATCACCAGGAAATCTTCCATGGAACGGGTAATCAGATCGCCGAATTTCTCACTCAGGAAGTCGGAGATGGAGCTGACGATATCAATCTCGTTCTCTTTCACCCACTGGCTGGAGTTTTCCAGCAATTCACGGGAGAAGTCGCGGATCAGATCATCTGTATCACGCTTATCCAACAGCCCGTCCACCACACTGACGATATCCGGTACACTTACAACGTTCCAGTAATATGTTTTGTTGCCTTTGTGATCGGCTTGTTCTTCGCCGCGTGTCAGCAGGTCACCGTTCTTGGCAAATATCGAGCTAAGGGCATTCAGCGTTTCGGTAAATACGTTATAAATGCGGCTGTTTTCCTGGTTCAGCAACTCATACAGATCTTCATAGAACTCGATCATCTGATCGTTACGTTCCACGTCGGCGTGCAGCCAATACTCATGAATTTTTGCTTCAATATAAGCATTCTTTTTCTTCTCTTTGGAGACAAACGCACTCTTTGCATCGCCCAGTTTCTCTTCGGACTGCTCCTGAGCTGCTTCAATATCACGCGGAATGCGGAAGGCATTCTCACGCAGGGTTTCGATGTACGACTGAATCATCTTCAGTACACAGAATCCTTTTTCCGTATATATGAGACGGGATACATAGAACGGACCTTGTTCGGGATGCAAAAACATACGCCGGATCTGTTCGGTGAACTGACCGGCAATCTCACCCGGCAGCTGTTTCTTCGCCTTGATATATTCCTCGCGGGCACGCGCCAGGAAGTTCTGTTCCAGTTCGGTGTCCATATTCACAACCTGGGATTTCACCACGTTGCCATAGGATAAACGCTCGCTGTTCTGATAACCAGGTAGCGGCTCTGGCACGCGGGCTTCAAAGGACTTGACCACACTTTCGAGATCAATGCCCAGCTTGCGGGCAAACTTCTCGGTATCCTCCTGGTTTGGCGCTTTGGAGAACATGGTGTTCATTTTGTCGAACATGCGATACGCCAGATAGGTGGTCATCTCTTCAATCGGTAGTACAGCCGAAGATGCACCAATGATGTTGTAATCATAGTTAGCCGGGTACACCTTGTTCATCTGTGCGATGTTGGTTCGAATGTTGCTGATATAGTCATGGATCGCGAACTCCTCACCCGACTGCTTCTCCTCACTTGCCATGAAGTTGGTAATGTTCTCGGCCGTGACGTTCATGCAGTAATCGTAGGCGTTCTCCAGCAGTTTGCCCTCGGTATTCGTCGCAGAGATCAGATGACACAGGTTAAATGGCGGCAGTGGTGAGTTGACGGTTAAAATATTGCCGTACTTCTGTGTAAACCGCTCACCGCGGCTATCCACGTTCATCCAGTAATCCAACTCTTTGAGCGCAGCATATCCGTTCTTGCGAATGTATTCGCGCGTGTGTTCGCTCAAGCTTTTGTTGGACAGGTTCACGTCTGGTGTGAACAGGTAGCCCAGCGTATTCACGCGGTCAATCCCGGCAGAGCCATGATCCCGTTCGATAATGCCGCGCACGATATAGGAAATATCGAGGAAACAGCCACTGCCTGTACCGCCGGACAGACCTGTCAGCAGGAACACCATCAGTTTTTTGTTGGTGCCTACGGATAAGGTTTTAATCTTTTTGTCGATAGCCTGCACGACCTGATTAATTTTTGTGAACAAGAGCAGACGTCCAGCCTGACGCACACCTGCGGCGCCGTTCATGCCGTCCGTGATGCTCAGTTCGGGAGACAGCCAGTCCGTAATATACGGTTCCAGCACGCTGCGGTTCTGTAGAAGCCCGCCGATCTCGGCATTGGACAGCAATACGAATTCATTGATCGGATCAAGTCCGATTCCTTTATACTTTTTGGCACGATCCTGTTCGTTTGTCTCAAAAGCCAGAAACTCCACATTGTCCGGCTTGTCCATTTTTTTCTTGGATACCGGGTCCTGTGGCAGCTTGAAACGACGGTTGATCTGATATTTGAGACGCAACAGTGCGTCAATTCCCGTTCCCCCCAGACCAATAATCAGAATGGGGTTATCAATGGTATCAACTCTGATCTTCTCACTGACAATACCTCCGCCAAGTGATACATCCAGTTGCTGAATATGTTCTCTAACAATCGGTTTCATTCCATGTCCTCCTTTGATTAACGCACATATGCTTCAATCTATACAATTCAAACTAAAGAAATTTACACTTGCCACTCCGATGACAGAACAACCTTCCGATCGCTGTTATCCCCAGATTTTTTCAATTCACTTTTACAAAGTGAAAATCCGGGGATAAAGGCGAACGCTTCCGCTTCTTCACGTTATTTCCGTCCTCTGCGTTCTCGTGTAAACAGTTGGTCCCAAATTTTATTGGCATTCCTTTTAAACCAAACAATCAATTTAAATCAAATAATCCTTCACACCAGATACTCAATTAAAATGGTCTTGTCCGCCTGTTGCAGCGGGATGCTCAGTCGGTCACCGTTCTTCAGTTCAACGCCTGAGCTTGCATCGACTGCACGACCGGATTTCTCCAGCGTACCGCCTGCGGTGTTACGGATGATAATTCGATCCCCATTGCTGGGCGTAAATACATATTTTTCGGTTTCCTTCAGCTCAGGGTCCAGCTGCAATAACTGGTGCAGATGGAATCGGCCCCGGAAGGATACCAGCTTTTTATATTGTGGATATGACTTGTCGCCCGTGTTCTCATCACGAATCTCAACGATCATCTGACCGACAAAGCCCCGGTTTTTGCGTTTCAGCCAACCCATCAGGAACCAGACACCAACACCGACCACAATCAGGGCTACAACACCCAGAATGACAGGTAACCAAGGGAACGGCTTCTCTTGTTCACCGCCTGGCGTGGTCGGTTGAGCACCGCTTCCGGTTGCTCCGCCTGCATTAATCGTGATTGGCGCACTTTCACGGTAGAAGCTGTCTTCTTCCGCACGGATGACCAATTCATAGTTATGTTTGTCCGGTACTTCAAACGTTCCGGCAAAACCAGAACCTGTATTGTCCAGGGGTTGTTCTTCACTCTTGCCTGTATCCACATCTTTCACGACCAGCGTGGCTTTCATATCTGCATACAGATCATTATCCTGAAGTGGCTGACCGCCATTCTCCAGTTTGGCCGCAAGATCAACCTTGTCCCCTTTGGTATAGGACTTGGTCTTAATTGGGTCCACAACGAGCTGAAGATCATAGTTGAACAACAGGTTGATATCGATGCTGTCTTTCGGAGCCCCTTTTACCCGAAGTTTCCAGTCTCCCTCTTGGGGTTTCAACAGCTTCACGAGCGAATAACTCTTCGATGTTGAGAGCTTGGCTGCATCCGAGTTCAGGTCCACAGTTTGTCCGGAAGGGTCCATCAATTGCACTTCCACCGGCTTCGAGGACATAATCGAGATGTTTGCTTCCAGCACACTGTCATTTGGCACGTTCACGGTAACTTCCTGATAACTGCCGTTTCCTGTTACAGAGGGCAGCTTCACCACATTGAGTTTGGCATGATCGGCGAAGATCTCACTCAGAATCTGTGGCAGATCATCCGGCGTATCGGTAATGAATGACTTGCCTCCGGTCTGCTTCGCGAGGTCTGCGAGTGCATCCTTGTTCAACTTGCCATCCGCGTTCAGTCCTATTGTATACACCGGGATACCTTGATCCTGTGCTTCCTTCACGGATTTCGCCAGATCAGCGTCGGATTGTGCCTGTGTACGGCCTTTGGTTTTGTTAAAATCATTGTTGCCATCCGCCAGCAGCACGATCATTGGCGAGTGAGACGGATCTGCACCATGATTCAGTATGTTGACGGCTTCGGCGACACCAACTGAGACATCGGTGTATGGCCCCCGGCCGAGCTGATCAATAAAATCCTTCAGGCTGCTCTTGTCCGCATCGGACTGAATCGTAAGCATAGCCTTTTCCCGCTCCACCTGATCGGTATAAGCTACAATCCCTACCTTGTCCCCTTGAACGGGTAACATATCAATAAACATTTTCATGGCTTCATTACTGATCTTGTCACGGTCACTTGTATTCATTGAGTTACTTACATCGGCTACAAGTACCGCATCGATTCCGCTCGTCTGTGCCTGAGCCGCTGCAGCATGTGGCAGCAACGCCTGAGGTAGCAGTATCGTTAGAATGGCCAGCAGAACCATCGTTCCGCTCAGCCAGCGTATTTTGCGTGTCCGCAGCATTAGGTGTACTCCTTCACGTTTGAGATTAAAATGGGAATAGTTTATTATAGGCGTCAAGCCTTAAGGAAATCTTAACAGTCTACTAATAAATTCTGAAAAGCACCCCTATCTTGAGTTACAGTTTTGTAATGACTGACAAAAATCGACGATTTCATGCCCTGAACTGGCACAAAAGTACCAACTATGGAAATATGATATAGTTATTGCCAGCAAACTGCAATATAACAGCGCTTGTTCACCAAGCCATAGAAGGGAACGGATTATGGTTACATACGGATGCCTCGCCATATTGTTTCTTTTTGTCATCATAAAGGTAATTTCACTCCAGCTTCATCGGCGAAAACCGGTCTCCCGCGAAGACACGGATCGTACCCTCTACACTATTCTGAATGGTGAGCGTGATTGAGCATGAGTACTAAACTAGTCGTATCCATAAGACCATTTCATCGAACGACCTATGCCTATGAAAAGTTGCAAGTCTGCACACGTTGTGGCCAGTATACCTGCCTGTGGGAAGATGAGTGCACGGCCTGTGGCCGGGGTACCCTGATTTCAGTTCAGGCAAAAGCGACTTCCCGTGTGAAACGTCGAATTGCACGCGACCTGTTCATTACCCTATTGTTCGGTACAGCGGCCACCTATTTTGGTGAGGCCATAGATCAGACCATGGCAGCGGCCAGCGTTTCCCTGTTGCTTCTGGCCTTACTGATCTTCATGCAGAAACGTTCGTTCGAGGTAGAGCAGCAGCGCGAGTTGAAGCGCACGTTGCAACAGGACGAGGAACTCATCCGTCAGGGCATCAACCGCAACTGGGCCCTGGTCGCTGAAGCCCGAAAGCAGGATGAAGCACTGGCCTATGAGATGCTTCGCGAGATCGGCTCACTCGTCTACAATGACCGGATTCGACTGCAACAGGTTGCGCTATTACAATCCTTTGTCCTGCGCAGTGATATGGATTTGCAGCTCAAACCCTTGCTGCTGCACAGCTTCGAGCGGCTGCTCGCTGAATATATCGGTGAGATTGCACGGCTCAAACCGGATTTGATCCGAGAAGACGCGATTCGTTATATCGCTACCTATGAAGTGAACATTTTACAGCTCCACAATGGAATTCAGATACTTACAACCGTAGCTGCTGCTGCAGTGCGCAAGAGTAAATATATTGAGTTATTCCCTAGTCTTATTACCCGCTACGCCCGCTTTATGCCCAAGGATCGCTTCATGAGACTTTATCACACGATTGAACGCTACCCGAGCAAGGCACGCGGGGGATTGGCAGAGTCGGTAGGTCGGGTGTATAACGAGAAATATCGGGATCAATACGCAGATGTTCAGCTGTAGGGATGATATATTGAGAAAGAAAAACGTAGTTTAGTGCAAACTCACTCCGTGTATCTAGACGAATGGAATTTCAACTACCCCTGCATGCACATCGGCAACAGGTATCAAATGTTATGATTCTAATGATATAAGAATTCATCCAAAAACACCCCATCCTTAGGTCTAGGATGAGGTGTTTTGAATTTTATGGCAGTCTGCCAAGTACTATGCGAAGTACATGGACAGGAAGAAAAACTAGATGGCGAATATCTAAATGGCATCTTCCATGGATCAAGCAGGCGCGCAAACAGGCACTCGCAGATGACAAAAAGAATAAGCGGAAAGAATCATCTGTCCTGTTGAAAAAGGGCCGCGACGTGGTTCCGCCCGCGACCCTTGATCTGAGGGTTCGATACATCTGTACCCGACCCCTTTCCTACGTGCCATGCCAAACGCTGTGGCATGGCATAGTGCCTGCGCAAGTGCGGCTGCATCGCCGCTTGCGCCAAGGCTTTACCGTCCGCGACGAGAATCGCGACGGTCGCCCTTCGCCGGTCCGCGTCCTGCGGATTCCGGACGGCGAGAGCCTTCGCTGCTGCGCCCGGAGGTACGCTTGTCGGCGCTACGGCCAGCCCAGCCGCTGCTAGCTGCACCACGTCCGCCTTGGCCCGCTGCACTGCGACTGCTGTCGCTGCTGCGCGCGGAACCACGACCTGCGCTGCGCTCGTCGCCACTGCGACCCGCACCGCGTCCACCTTGACCTGCTGCTCCGCGACTGCTGTCGCTGCTGCGGCCACCGCTACGACCACCACTGCGTCCGCCTTCACTGCGTCCACCTTCGCCTCCGCGGGAACCACGACCTCCACGTCCGCCATCTCTGCGATCGTTACGGCCTGCACCCCGACGTGCGCTTCCTGTTCCGGAAGAGCGTCCGCCTGAACGTTCGTCATCACCCTGACTGTTGATGGAACGTCTAGCTGCTCCAGTTGAAGCAA
Coding sequences:
- a CDS encoding vWA domain-containing protein is translated as MLRTRKIRWLSGTMVLLAILTILLPQALLPHAAAAQAQTSGIDAVLVADVSNSMNTSDRDKISNEAMKMFIDMLPVQGDKVGIVAYTDQVEREKAMLTIQSDADKSSLKDFIDQLGRGPYTDVSVGVAEAVNILNHGADPSHSPMIVLLADGNNDFNKTKGRTQAQSDADLAKSVKEAQDQGIPVYTIGLNADGKLNKDALADLAKQTGGKSFITDTPDDLPQILSEIFADHAKLNVVKLPSVTGNGSYQEVTVNVPNDSVLEANISIMSSKPVEVQLMDPSGQTVDLNSDAAKLSTSKSYSLVKLLKPQEGDWKLRVKGAPKDSIDINLLFNYDLQLVVDPIKTKSYTKGDKVDLAAKLENGGQPLQDNDLYADMKATLVVKDVDTGKSEEQPLDNTGSGFAGTFEVPDKHNYELVIRAEEDSFYRESAPITINAGGATGSGAQPTTPGGEQEKPFPWLPVILGVVALIVVGVGVWFLMGWLKRKNRGFVGQMIVEIRDENTGDKSYPQYKKLVSFRGRFHLHQLLQLDPELKETEKYVFTPSNGDRIIIRNTAGGTLEKSGRAVDASSGVELKNGDRLSIPLQQADKTILIEYLV